The Dryobates pubescens isolate bDryPub1 chromosome 6, bDryPub1.pri, whole genome shotgun sequence genomic interval TCTGAGAAACACACGTACTGTGCCGTTGTCTAAAAAAGGGGGTGGGTCTCCTTCAAGGCAGCTGAGACTGGAAAAGGAACAAGCCTAGACTTGCTGGGCCATATCCAGCACGGGGTAGCCAGGGACAGGAAGCTGTGCTGAAACCACACAAGGGGCTGTCCCGCCTCCAGCTGAAAGGAGCGAACACtaagctgtggcagcaggggccAATCCTGCACATGGAGAAGATGCAACAGTAGCAAAGCACCGGTTTCCCTTCTCGCAATGAgatgcagccctgccttgtAGAGGAATCGCTCCCTCTCAGAACAGGCTCttaaatattttacagagaGCTCACTGAGTGGGACCAAGAAATCGATTCTGGGGCCATGTAAAGCTCCCCACAGTGGCAGTCCTATTAGCGCAGTGCCAACCGCCTGAATAACACACACACCCACTTACTACCAATGCTATTTTTCCTGCTGCGAGAGGCAAGTGCCTCACACTCTGTCAGTACCATCTGCATCTCCATGTAAGAAAACAGTTGCCTAATTAACTGGGAAGGGAGTCACTAGAACCTGCTGAGCAATGTCTGAGAGTTTGGCAGCTGGAAAAGGACTTACACCCACCATATCGGCTCTCAAGAGATGTGCACAGGCTGTTCGGGACTACGAGATGAGCAAAGCTACATTTCCGAAGCCATTTAGTTCCCAGACGACAAAGCACCTACAGACGGACGCCAGGCAGCGAGATACTATTAACGGACAGGTTCAGGTGGACCACGCAGCTCGCTCGCTGGCACTGGGGCACAAGAGCTGCCACGTCGAAGCCCGGAGGTGAGGAGGACACGTTGCTCTCGGGGCTGCGGCTGCAGAACCGTCCGTAAGGCTGCGAGCCCAACCCGAGCACGACCCCGCACCAGCACCGCCGGGACCCTTGGCCGAGCTTCTCCGGAAGCTGCCTGCAGTCTGACCCGCGACCAACCCGGTTTCTTTGCCTGCCGCGGGGAGGCACCTCCGCGTCGCACCGAGCCGCTCGGTGGCGACCATCCCTccgccccttccagcccccggGCCCTGCCCGACCCTGACGGGAGCTGCGCGGGCCCCACGGCGCCAGGCCCCGGAGCGGGGGGCACCCCGTTCGAGGCTGACGGGGAGAGATGGCCGCTAGCCCGGGAGGAGGATGCTCACCTCGGGCGGCAGGTACGGCGGGTTGTTGGCCTTGCCCCCCCGGCTCCGCCCATTCTTCTTCTTCGCTTTCGAGCCGCTGCCGCCACCACCGGGCGCGGCCCCTCCGCGCCCGCGCAGCGCACCGCCCGCGCCACAGACTGCCGGCCGGCAGCAACCCCCAAACAGCTCCGACACCCGTGAGTCCATGGCGGCCGGtgcggccccgccgccccggtGCGGTGCCCGCTCCCTGCCCGGgctccccgccccggccccgccgccccggcccggccctagCGTCAGCAACCGCCGCGCAGCGCCACGGGAATCTGAGTCCCGCCCGCCGCCAGCCTACAACTCCCAGCAGGCCCCGCGCCCCCGCGCAGAACTACAGCTTCCGACACGCCTCGCGGCGGTCTCCTCTCGCTCCCTCATGAGCTCCCTCCGCGCGGGCAGACGGGAGTTTGAGTCCGAGGGGCGGGGCGCCGCCTGGCGGCCCCGGCAAGCAATACACAGGGCGCCTCCGCTCCCCCGACCTTCTCCTTCGGCATACGTCGTACCCGCCGGTTTCTCCTTTGGCAGTTCACAGACTTAGGGGCGGGGCATGGACCCTAAGTCTTCTGTTGAGTGACAGCGAACTATAAGTACCCGTCCTGACCGGCACTGGGGAGAAGGAAAGTTTCTGCAGGTACTTCATaagggcacagaggctgcagagggcagagccaCCTCAGAAGACACCTTAAGCTCCCTCCGGAGaatggggaaaacaaaagaccTTCCTGCCGCACACCACATCCCCTGAGtattttgcccttctctggtaaCATCGTCACCAAGCCTTAGTCTCCTCCGCCACATCCCCTGGGGAAGGCGGCGCTCGGTTAGGGTGTGTAGTATTTTCACTCACATTAGCTGCTTTTAACAGAAAGCCAGTATCGCTATAATGTAACGCTGCCCGCCATCAACAGCAGGGAGCACCTCCTCCCACCAGCAGCGACCGCCCTCCCTTCGCAGTGTTTGGGGAGGCAGCACCCAATGGGGCTGCGGCCACGTTGTTTCCAAACACGGCAGCTCCCACTAACTGCACACTCTGCGCCTCCTAgcggcagcaggaggaaagtcCGCCGCGGGGCAAAGGGCGTTCCTCTGCAAGTGACCAGAACCAACACGGCTGCCAGCCGGAGGGAGTTCAGCGGCGAAGGGACGGCAGGCGAAgttctgccccttccctgccgCGCACCTTGCCGATATGCAGATGGGCCCGCAACTGCGGGGGGAAAGACCTGACTTATTCCGGagccctctgggcagcagctgcaaggaggCGGCCGCACCTGTGGCTATGCTGAAGCGCTGGGGGCACCTGGGCTTGCCGCAGTGCCCTCCTCAGGGCGGCGGTCTTTAGCCCCACCGAACACCGCAGCAACACTCCCGCACTTGGCCCCTGCGCAGCTGCCGGTCCCAGGACAGGCGAAGCGGGCCGAGCCGCTCCCCTGGGCGGCGCTGCCCACGGCCCCTCCTCCAGCCGGGCCGGAGCCAGCGGCGGTGCAGAGCTGCGCTCCTCCCCATCAAGTAAGGCGCATGCGCCGCCGGCGGCCGCGCGGGGCGGGCGCCGCGCCACTCCCATGATGCCTCGCGGCGGCGGCCATTCAAATCGCAGCCCTCCGCCGTTGCTGGTCAGGAAATGGCGGCTCGCGGCGCCGCGGCGGTTCCTGCTCCAGCGACTTCTCCCGGGTCCCCGCTCCTCACAGCTGAGGTGGTGCCAGTCCTGGATTGCGGTGGCGAAATGAGGCCCCGGCGAAGCGGGCCGGCGGCGGCCTGCTCCTCGGTGTCGGTGGTGTTCCCGGGGGCTGTGAGTCGGGAGAGCTGCTGTCGATTCGCCTGCGAGCTGCTCAAGCACGTCCTGCACCAGCGGCACCAGCTCCCGCTGCCCTACGAGCAGCTCGCTTACTTCTGCCGGCGTGCGGCGCAGGTGAGGAGGCCTGGGGCGGCTGGGAGGGGCACCTGGgcccagggatggagctcctgccacctccctgggcaacgtgttccggtgtttcaccaccctcgcTGATAAAACTTCTCGGTTATATCTGGTCTAAATCTGCCTCCTTTCCATTTAAAACAATCAGCCCTAGTCCTATTGCAACAGGCCCTTCTAGAACGATTGTCCTAATTTTTCTTATagaccccctttaagtactgaaatgcTACAGTAAGGTGTTCTTGggcccttctcttttccaggctgaacaacatcATTTTTCTCAGTCTTTATAGGAGAGAGATTCCAGCCCACTGATAggttttgtggccctcttctggacttgCCTCTACAGGCCCATGTCTGTCTGGTGCTGAGAATCCTAGAGCTGAAAAAAGTACTCTGGAGGGGTTCTTGTGTCACTGGGGTGGAGGCACAGAATTATGTCTGTGAACCTGCTGGCAATACCCAGcatgtgaatcatagaatcaacaaggttggaaaagacctcaaagctcatcaacctgtcacccaagacccaactaaaccagggcaccaagtgccacgtccaatcccctcttgaacacttctggGGTGgtgcctctaccacctccctgggcagcacattccaatgggcaataaatctctcagtgaagaactttctcctcaccttgagcctaaacttctcctggcacagcttgagactctgtcctcttgttctggtgctggttgcctgagagaagagaccaactccctcctggctacaacctccttttaggtagttgtagacagcaataaggtctcctctgagtctcctcttcaccaggctaagcaaccccagctgcctcagcctctccccagcctcgatgcccttctctggacacactcaagtgtctcaatgcccttaataaactgagggacccagaactggacacaggactcaagctgtggtctaaccagtgctgagtacagggacacagtgacttccctgttcctgctggccacactctttctgatgcaggccaggatgccattggccttcttggccacctgggcacactgctggttcatgttcaactggctgtcaatcagtacccccaggtccctttccagcaGTGCATGTTGTAGTCTCGTGTCTGGCTTTTCatccaaccagtacccccaagtccttcacagggctgctctcaatcccccAGTTTATACTCATAGTGAGGCTTTTTTGAACCACAATCTTGTCTGggtccctctgggtggcatcTTGTCCCTGAAGTTTGTCGACAGCATAGCTCAgttgtgtcatctgcagacttgttGAGGATGTGTTTGATCCTGCTCTCtgtcactgataaagatattagaCACGCTTGTCGCGTGAGAGAGACCACTTGTTGCTGATGTCCATCTGCACATCAAACCACTGAACATTACCATCTGAATGCAACCATACAACCAAGTCCCTATGTGCTGAATAGTCAACCCATTAAGTCCATATCTCTCCAATTTAAAGATAAGGATATTGTTGAGGACTGTGCCAAAGGTCATAGAGGTCCTCATAGGTGATCCCCATAGCTCTATCCTTGCCCACTGATGTTGCCACTTGATTGCAGGAAGTCACTTGCGATTCTAGCTCAGTAACTTGTGTTTTAATGTGTCATCTGCCTCTGAAATGCTTATTGTAATGCTTAAATGTTACCACAACTTATTTTTTTATGTTATTGTGTTCTGTTAGGTAGCTAAAGGTCTCAAGAAGTTACTATTTTCCCACTTTCTGGCCCCCTTTCTGCTCAAAGCATGTCACACTCTTGTTATTCAAGTAactttaagaaggaaaaaaaaagtggttttgGAGTGATAGCTGATCTTTAAAAGATGGAGCTTCTGATTCCTCTGGGAATTCATCAGTTGTGTGATTCAGATTCAAAGTGAGTAGCTATAGAGAAGTCTTTTTGTGTTCCACTTGGGTCTCCTgataaccagcaccagaacaagtctcaagctgcaccaggggaagcttaggcttgaggtgaggagaaagttcttcacagagagtgttgttagccgttggaatgtgctgcccagggaggtggtggagtcaccatccctggaggtgttcaagaggggattggatgtggcacttggtgccatggtttagtcattaggtctgtagtgacaggttggacttgatgatctttgaggtctcttccagccttggtggttctgtgtaTATGGGTGCCTCTATAAAAACCCCTTTGAACTTTCCTTGACTTCTAGGGATGAGCCATGCTTTCTGAAGAGTGTGTTAGGATTAATGCCCTTACAATGAAATATActaattgtttgtttgttttccaggaCGGAGATGTGATGAAGAAACCACCCTCCGTGAACCTGGCAAGCAAAAAGTGCCAGCAGGtgctgatggagctggaggGAATGCTTCAGCACTTGGAAGTCATGTTTAGATTGACAGTGGTTCCTCGGGTTCTTATTCTGCTTGGAGGCAATGTCATGAACCCCAAGGAGCTGTACGAGCTCAACTTGGAGGGTATATGCGAGGGCAGCGCCGAGGAGAGCCTGAAAACTGCATCCTGTGTTCGCAAGCTCTTTCACTCGCTCTTCATTGCTGATGTCTTCAGTGAACTTAAGAccctccctgtcatgggcacTGTTGTTATGGTCCAAGGACACCGCGATTGTGGTGTTGATTGGTTCCGGCCCAAGCTCAACTACAAAGTGCCGACCCGAGGGAGGCAACTAACTGTTAGCTTGTCCTGTGATGGAGATGTCCACACAAGTGACGCACCGGCTCAGCGTATGACTTC includes:
- the MAD2L1BP gene encoding MAD2L1-binding protein, which encodes MRPRRSGPAAACSSVSVVFPGAVSRESCCRFACELLKHVLHQRHQLPLPYEQLAYFCRRAAQDGDVMKKPPSVNLASKKCQQVLMELEGMLQHLEVMFRLTVVPRVLILLGGNVMNPKELYELNLEGICEGSAEESLKTASCVRKLFHSLFIADVFSELKTLPVMGTVVMVQGHRDCGVDWFRPKLNYKVPTRGRQLTVSLSCDGDVHTSDAPAQRMTSTWEDYVWFQAPVTLKGIHE